A genomic window from Sulfurimonas sp. hsl 1-7 includes:
- a CDS encoding alpha-amylase/4-alpha-glucanotransferase domain-containing protein, whose protein sequence is MEKVTLLFGVHMHQPVDNFSECIEEAVEKSYKPFFEVMMRNSEFKFSLHCSGWLLNEIRKKYPELFKVMKTLTEKGSIEWLTAGYYEPVLSSIPSKDRIAQIKKLNRFLKKHLGVHPKGLWLTERVWESALIPDLVKCGIEYVVVDDYHFLSSGFAADKLDGYYTTEEGGAECALFPISKPLRYDFPFSNVEKGIESIFKYANKEGSAAVFFDDAEKFGLWPHTFEWVYEKGWLESFVRQVLAQERITTQHYTEYKQKQHSLGIAYLNNTSYFEMGEWSLKNGNAKAFHALQNYLGQEYMEKQGIAFVKGGIWKNFFVKYPESNYLHKRMLWLSKQSSSFSRAQKEALYKLQTNDVFWHGVFGGIYLPNLRDNAYRYLLEIERGFEQKEKELLDIDQDGYQELKVRTDELSLVFSLKEGGALMELGSFETLFNWQNTLMRKEESYHFQPELAEHTKELESIHDEVVLDEVLKKELVFDVIPRYSFIDCFSTKPFALDSLKGGTQEIQTLQTPAECKLQKGNILFFTQGSVFEHKEVQIEKRYKVKQKALHLDLQLLSESEERLYYGLEFNLHFAHLLTLTLNGEKIAEGFSQKSCREVALYDDFTNKTVRLRSDMECDVHAYIASSIAKSESGYDKTPQQLTLFFSFSLEKRLDLHLSLEICDV, encoded by the coding sequence ATGGAAAAAGTTACTTTGCTTTTTGGCGTACATATGCACCAGCCGGTAGACAATTTCAGCGAGTGTATAGAAGAAGCTGTTGAGAAAAGTTATAAACCTTTTTTTGAAGTGATGATGCGCAATTCGGAGTTTAAATTCTCTTTGCACTGCAGCGGATGGCTCCTTAATGAGATCCGGAAAAAATATCCTGAACTTTTTAAAGTGATGAAAACGCTCACAGAAAAAGGCTCAATAGAGTGGCTCACGGCAGGATACTATGAACCTGTGTTAAGTTCTATCCCCTCAAAAGATCGCATAGCACAGATCAAAAAATTAAACAGATTTTTAAAAAAACATTTAGGGGTTCATCCAAAGGGGCTTTGGCTCACTGAGCGGGTATGGGAGAGTGCTTTGATTCCGGACCTTGTAAAATGCGGTATAGAGTATGTAGTAGTGGATGATTACCATTTTTTAAGCAGTGGATTTGCGGCTGACAAGCTTGACGGATACTATACCACTGAAGAGGGGGGCGCAGAGTGTGCACTTTTTCCTATCTCCAAGCCGCTTCGTTATGATTTTCCTTTCTCAAACGTTGAAAAAGGGATTGAGAGTATATTCAAGTATGCAAATAAAGAGGGCTCGGCCGCTGTTTTTTTCGATGATGCAGAGAAGTTCGGATTGTGGCCGCACACTTTTGAGTGGGTGTATGAGAAAGGATGGCTGGAGAGTTTTGTACGTCAGGTATTGGCTCAGGAGCGAATCACTACACAACACTATACAGAGTATAAGCAAAAGCAGCACTCTTTGGGGATCGCTTATCTAAATAACACCTCCTATTTTGAGATGGGGGAGTGGAGTTTAAAAAACGGGAATGCCAAAGCGTTTCATGCCTTGCAAAACTACCTTGGCCAAGAGTATATGGAAAAACAAGGGATTGCATTTGTAAAAGGGGGGATATGGAAAAACTTTTTTGTTAAATATCCCGAGAGCAATTATCTGCATAAACGGATGTTATGGCTCAGTAAACAAAGCAGCAGTTTCTCCAGAGCACAAAAAGAGGCCTTGTATAAACTCCAAACAAATGATGTTTTTTGGCACGGGGTTTTCGGCGGGATCTATTTGCCAAATTTACGAGACAATGCCTATAGATATCTTTTAGAGATAGAAAGAGGATTTGAGCAGAAAGAGAAGGAGCTTTTAGATATTGATCAAGACGGATATCAAGAGCTCAAAGTAAGAACCGATGAACTCTCTTTAGTATTTTCGCTAAAAGAGGGGGGTGCTCTTATGGAGTTAGGCTCCTTTGAAACACTTTTTAACTGGCAAAACACTCTGATGAGAAAAGAGGAGAGCTACCATTTTCAACCTGAACTTGCAGAACATACTAAAGAGCTTGAGTCGATCCACGATGAGGTGGTTTTAGATGAGGTGCTTAAAAAAGAGCTGGTATTTGATGTTATCCCAAGGTACTCTTTTATCGACTGTTTTTCAACAAAACCTTTTGCGTTGGACTCGTTGAAAGGGGGGACTCAGGAGATACAAACACTTCAAACCCCTGCTGAATGTAAGTTACAAAAGGGTAATATATTGTTTTTTACACAAGGGAGTGTTTTCGAGCATAAAGAGGTGCAGATAGAAAAAAGATATAAGGTGAAACAAAAAGCGCTTCATCTTGATCTGCAACTGCTTAGCGAGTCAGAGGAGCGGCTTTATTACGGTTTGGAGTTTAATCTCCATTTTGCCCATCTGCTCACACTCACACTTAACGGAGAAAAAATAGCTGAAGGGTTCAGTCAAAAAAGTTGCAGGGAGGTTGCATTGTATGATGATTTTACAAATAAAACAGTGCGTTTGCGAAGTGATATGGAGTGTGATGTGCACGCATATATAGCAAGCAGTATTGCAAAAAGCGAAAGCGGATACGATAAAACACCCCAGCAATTGACACTGTTTTTTAGCTTCTCTTTGGAAAAAAGATTGGATCTGCATCTGAGCTTGGAGATATGCGATGTCTGA
- the galT gene encoding galactose-1-phosphate uridylyltransferase — translation MSEIRLDRIANQYVIIAPERLRRPNSITASKAPKNKKSNCPFCEGNEHLTPKEIFALRKNEPDMSGWKTRVVPNLYKAVQIEASESSKRDGMFESVPGLGAHEIVIDTSCHSCNMEDLDEIDVQNWLKTIVSRIEDLQKDKRLVYISVFKNVGQEAGATQEHPHTQIIALPVMPKDAIYFLSRNMLYYQRHGRGIVEDILHNEILFKKRLVTQTQSFVAFCPFASSYPFEVMIAPVHNIVSLNRASKKELEELGFLVKSIFAKLAKQLGSFDYNLAFMQAPLNQNFENESHMALLEQNFRFTLRIIPRIYNIGGFELSSGMAINCMEPEECARLLRGEEI, via the coding sequence ATGTCTGAGATAAGACTAGATAGAATTGCTAATCAGTATGTGATTATAGCTCCTGAAAGGCTTCGAAGACCAAACAGCATAACAGCTTCAAAAGCTCCTAAAAACAAAAAAAGTAACTGCCCTTTTTGTGAAGGGAACGAGCACCTTACTCCAAAAGAGATCTTTGCTCTGCGCAAAAACGAGCCGGATATGTCCGGTTGGAAAACACGGGTTGTACCGAATCTTTACAAAGCTGTGCAGATAGAAGCTAGTGAGAGCTCAAAGCGTGACGGGATGTTTGAATCGGTCCCCGGGCTTGGAGCACATGAGATAGTTATTGACACCTCCTGTCACTCTTGCAATATGGAAGATCTTGATGAGATAGATGTACAAAACTGGCTTAAAACAATAGTAAGTAGGATAGAAGACTTACAAAAAGATAAGCGCTTGGTTTATATAAGTGTATTTAAAAATGTGGGTCAAGAAGCGGGTGCTACGCAGGAACATCCGCATACCCAGATTATTGCTTTGCCTGTGATGCCAAAAGATGCGATCTACTTTTTGAGCAGGAACATGCTCTATTATCAAAGACACGGAAGAGGGATAGTTGAAGATATTTTACACAACGAGATCTTGTTTAAAAAACGGCTTGTTACGCAAACACAGAGCTTTGTCGCTTTTTGTCCGTTTGCAAGCAGCTATCCTTTTGAGGTGATGATTGCTCCTGTACACAATATAGTCTCATTGAATAGAGCTAGTAAAAAAGAGTTGGAGGAGCTGGGATTTTTAGTAAAGTCGATATTTGCAAAACTGGCAAAACAGCTGGGTTCTTTTGATTATAATCTGGCTTTTATGCAGGCTCCGCTCAATCAAAACTTTGAAAATGAAAGCCACATGGCACTTTTAGAACAAAACTTCCGTTTTACTCTGCGAATAATTCCGAGAATCTATAATATCGGAGGGTTTGAGCTTTCAAGCGGCATGGCGATCAATTGTATGGAGCCAGAAGAGTGTGCAAGACTGCTGCGAGGTGAGGAGATATGA
- a CDS encoding glycogen synthase, with amino-acid sequence MRVLFAASEMLPYVKTGGLADVADALPRALKKYTDISVVIPLYGFLELQNLEKVEDFELELGGISYSVEVYFTLQEGLGVYFIKAPLLSTTQHLYGYNDVDYANNDLRFGIFSASIVELAVRLKIDLLHLNDWHTALAALFIDQKSLAIKTVFTIHNLAYQGIFSQESCERLGIEPSYFNMDALEFYGQLNSMKGGIAYSDAVTTVSPSYAQEILTDEFGCGLEGFLHYHVEKLSGILNGINTKVFDPASDPYLHECYDTATLENKHKNKAAFLKNTKLKDPRKTLFVVLSRLVEQKGINLLIKVLPEMLEKKINIFVLGEGEELYTNKLNALSSKYSNLEFQNAYDEVLSHKAYAAADFFVMPSLFEPCGLAQMIAMRYGAIPIVHATGGLKDSVHEKKNGCGRGIVFEKFTKKEFSKAIGRAFKLKKDTEAFRESVVFNMECDFSFETGAKSYMKLYESLF; translated from the coding sequence ATGAGAGTTTTATTTGCTGCGAGTGAGATGCTCCCTTATGTGAAAACGGGGGGACTTGCAGATGTTGCAGATGCACTTCCCAGAGCACTGAAAAAATATACCGATATCTCTGTTGTGATCCCATTATACGGTTTTTTAGAGCTGCAGAACCTAGAAAAAGTTGAGGATTTTGAACTTGAACTGGGTGGAATTTCATACAGTGTTGAAGTCTATTTTACTCTGCAAGAGGGGTTGGGTGTTTATTTTATAAAAGCACCCCTTTTAAGTACTACGCAGCACCTTTACGGGTATAACGATGTTGATTATGCAAACAACGATCTGCGTTTTGGGATCTTTAGTGCAAGCATTGTAGAGTTGGCTGTAAGACTAAAGATTGATCTTCTTCATCTCAATGACTGGCATACCGCGTTAGCAGCTCTGTTTATAGATCAAAAGTCGTTAGCGATAAAAACCGTATTTACTATCCATAATCTTGCCTATCAGGGGATATTTTCACAGGAATCTTGTGAACGGCTTGGGATTGAGCCTAGTTACTTTAATATGGATGCTTTAGAGTTTTACGGACAGCTAAACTCTATGAAAGGGGGGATTGCATACTCTGATGCCGTAACAACGGTAAGTCCAAGTTATGCACAAGAGATCCTCACAGATGAGTTTGGCTGCGGCTTGGAAGGGTTTTTACACTACCATGTCGAAAAGTTAAGCGGTATATTAAACGGAATCAATACGAAAGTTTTTGATCCTGCAAGTGATCCTTATCTTCACGAGTGTTACGACACTGCCACCTTAGAGAATAAGCATAAAAACAAAGCGGCATTTTTAAAAAACACCAAACTCAAAGATCCAAGAAAAACTTTGTTTGTTGTACTCTCAAGACTGGTGGAGCAAAAAGGGATCAACCTTTTAATAAAAGTGCTTCCCGAGATGTTGGAGAAAAAGATCAATATTTTTGTTTTGGGTGAGGGTGAAGAACTTTATACTAACAAACTAAACGCTCTGTCCTCTAAGTACTCAAACCTTGAATTTCAAAACGCTTATGATGAGGTGCTTTCCCATAAAGCATACGCCGCGGCAGATTTTTTTGTAATGCCCTCTTTGTTTGAGCCTTGCGGTTTGGCACAGATGATAGCTATGCGATACGGAGCTATCCCCATTGTCCATGCAACAGGGGGCTTAAAAGACAGTGTCCATGAAAAGAAAAATGGATGCGGCAGAGGTATTGTGTTTGAAAAGTTCACAAAAAAAGAGTTTTCCAAGGCGATAGGACGGGCTTTTAAACTTAAAAAAGATACTGAGGCTTTTAGGGAGTCGGTGGTTTTTAATATGGAGTGCGATTTCTCTTTTGAAACGGGAGCAAAGAGCTATATGAAGCTGTATGAGAGTCTGTTTTGA
- a CDS encoding ROK family protein, protein MKLCIDAGGTYFRYALYEGEQELDSGSEKCNGTGFISWIEKLLQRYKDVKTIAVGYAGQIKEGSILGAPNIEVTEPDIKNYFQSKYDVKFLIQNDLSCAVLAEAKYFQTEEISALYVGSGLGLGVVTNGSLLEGYNALAGELGHIPYKKAPFVCGCGKDNCIELFASGSGLMKFKHYLKIDATLTLQELRDSTLAEHNELYREFEEALLDAVGVVITLFNPEVLVLGGGIITDDETIFETVLARYREFSMPQSTQGLRIVKTKLQNAVLQGASLLKENI, encoded by the coding sequence TTGAAGCTGTGTATAGATGCCGGAGGGACATATTTCCGTTATGCTCTTTATGAAGGGGAGCAAGAGCTTGATTCAGGGAGTGAGAAGTGTAACGGCACAGGTTTTATCTCTTGGATCGAAAAGCTGCTGCAAAGATACAAAGATGTAAAAACAATAGCTGTAGGGTATGCAGGACAGATAAAAGAGGGGAGTATTCTCGGCGCTCCAAATATAGAAGTGACAGAGCCAGATATTAAAAACTATTTTCAAAGCAAATACGATGTAAAGTTTTTAATACAAAACGATCTCTCCTGTGCCGTTTTGGCAGAAGCAAAATATTTTCAAACAGAGGAGATCAGCGCACTCTATGTAGGGAGCGGACTCGGACTCGGGGTTGTCACTAACGGAAGTTTGTTAGAGGGTTATAATGCGTTAGCTGGTGAGCTGGGGCATATCCCTTACAAAAAAGCTCCATTTGTTTGCGGCTGCGGCAAAGACAACTGCATAGAACTTTTTGCTTCAGGTTCCGGGCTAATGAAGTTTAAACACTATCTGAAAATTGATGCAACCCTTACATTACAAGAGCTTAGAGACTCTACGCTTGCGGAGCACAATGAGCTTTACAGGGAGTTTGAAGAGGCACTATTAGATGCAGTTGGTGTTGTAATTACCCTCTTTAATCCGGAGGTTTTGGTCTTAGGTGGCGGGATCATTACAGATGATGAAACTATCTTTGAAACGGTTTTAGCACGCTATAGAGAGTTTAGCATGCCGCAAAGTACACAAGGGCTGCGGATTGTTAAAACAAAACTACAAAACGCAGTGCTGCAAGGTGCATCGCTTTTAAAGGAGAATATATGA
- the glgA gene encoding glycogen synthase GlgA → MKRKLKILFAASEAVPYAKTGGLADVAGALPKAIEKLGHEIILVLPRYYKIDKANLTKLETPLGVPMGSMGELWAAVYTTTLPQSNVQVYFIDHENYFGRAGFYEEDNCSYEDNGERFVFFSKAALQLCKMLHFTPDIIHANDWHTALLPILAKTRFIHDFAYAKTVFTIHNMQHQGVFHKGLMDLLEIGWEHFNAHEFESFNHLNMLKGGVMHADAVTTVSKRYAREIQTAEFGFGLDGHLWAHREKIFGILNGVDYDEWNPSKDNYIAQTFDHDQMEGKRACKRALQKHFNLEQRDDVALIGFVGRFAEQKGIGLIASAINGILDHNVQIVMLGTGEKWAEGFFSGVAHHRENFGLYVGYSEALAHQIEAGCDMFLMPSLFEPCGLNQIYSLRYGTLPIVRATGGLDDTIVNFDEHHRHGNGFKFYDATSEALYYTVLWALNIYYNDKDAFFDMQQHAMGEHFSWDDAAKNYEEVYRYILDPETYERPKQ, encoded by the coding sequence ATGAAACGAAAACTTAAAATCCTTTTTGCCGCTTCAGAAGCGGTTCCCTATGCAAAAACAGGCGGTTTGGCAGATGTAGCAGGGGCTCTTCCAAAAGCTATCGAGAAGCTTGGGCATGAGATCATTCTTGTATTGCCGAGATATTACAAGATCGATAAAGCAAATCTTACAAAATTAGAAACACCGCTTGGTGTACCGATGGGAAGTATGGGTGAGCTGTGGGCTGCGGTTTACACAACTACTTTGCCCCAAAGCAATGTACAGGTTTATTTTATCGATCATGAAAACTATTTCGGCAGGGCCGGGTTTTATGAAGAGGATAACTGCTCATACGAAGATAACGGTGAGCGTTTTGTTTTCTTTTCAAAAGCGGCATTGCAGTTGTGCAAGATGCTCCACTTTACCCCAGACATTATCCACGCTAACGATTGGCATACTGCACTGTTGCCTATTTTAGCCAAAACCCGTTTTATACACGATTTTGCTTATGCAAAAACAGTGTTTACAATCCACAATATGCAGCATCAGGGAGTTTTTCACAAAGGGTTGATGGATCTTTTAGAGATCGGCTGGGAACATTTTAATGCACATGAGTTTGAAAGTTTTAACCATCTCAATATGTTAAAAGGGGGAGTGATGCATGCCGATGCAGTAACTACAGTCTCCAAACGTTACGCTCGTGAGATCCAAACAGCAGAGTTTGGTTTCGGTTTAGATGGACATCTTTGGGCTCATAGAGAGAAAATATTTGGGATTCTAAACGGTGTAGATTATGATGAGTGGAACCCTTCAAAGGACAATTATATTGCGCAAACTTTTGATCATGATCAAATGGAAGGAAAAAGAGCGTGTAAACGCGCCCTGCAGAAGCACTTTAATTTAGAGCAGCGAGATGATGTAGCTCTGATCGGTTTTGTGGGTCGTTTTGCAGAGCAAAAAGGGATAGGGCTCATTGCAAGTGCTATCAACGGAATTTTGGACCATAATGTACAGATCGTAATGCTCGGAACGGGTGAAAAGTGGGCAGAAGGTTTCTTCTCGGGCGTCGCCCACCATAGAGAAAATTTTGGTTTATATGTTGGATACAGCGAAGCGCTTGCACACCAAATAGAAGCGGGGTGTGATATGTTTTTAATGCCTTCACTCTTTGAGCCTTGCGGACTGAACCAGATCTACAGTCTGCGCTACGGTACTTTGCCGATAGTGCGTGCAACGGGAGGGCTTGACGATACTATAGTGAATTTTGATGAGCATCATCGTCACGGTAACGGTTTTAAGTTTTACGATGCCACTTCCGAAGCACTCTACTACACAGTTTTATGGGCTCTAAATATATACTACAACGATAAAGATGCTTTTTTTGATATGCAACAGCATGCAATGGGCGAGCATTTTAGCTGGGATGATGCGGCGAAGAATTACGAAGAGGTCTATCGCTACATTTTAGACCCGGAAACTTATGAAAGACCAAAACAATGA
- the glgB gene encoding 1,4-alpha-glucan branching protein GlgB: protein MKYATFYDVSFFSEFDIYLFKEGTHTKLYEHLGAHPYVRNGQEGVYFAVWAPSAKGVSLIADFNNFNNQTHPLKMRQDGSGIWEVFVSDVSVEALYKYYIDSDNVQVNKEKADPFAFFAEVAPKSASKVWDLNVFSWDDATWMKKRKKQNSHKAPVSIYEIHLGSWRRKVEDDNRFLNYVEAANELAHYIKDLGFTHVELLPITEYPFEGSWGYQVTGYFAPTARYGTPEQFKEFVNIMHNHDIGVILDWVPSHFVTDGHGLITFDGTCLYEHQDPRKGYHPEWGSAIFNYDRNEVRAFLVSSAMFWLDKYHLDGIRVDAVASMLYLDYAREDGEWLPNEDGGNINKGAVEFLRHLNTSAYAQYKDIMMFAEESTNYPMVSGAVSDGGLGFGYKWNMGWMHDTLKYMKNDPIHRQHHHKNLTFSFVYMYNENYVLPLSHDEVVHMKGSLINKMPGEYQKKFANLRALYSLMYAHPGKKLLFMGGEFAQFAEWNFSQSLDWHLLQNQNHSGVQKLIQTLNTLYKNEPALYKNDVESNGFEWIDENDYRANVIAFIRKGNTKEKQLIIVCNFSDKAHIGYMLGVPKRGEYKEIFNSEDEAFGGSGSLNGGVLKTTPKSYHGRKNMISLNLPPLSVLYLQKTL, encoded by the coding sequence ATGAAATATGCAACTTTTTACGATGTAAGTTTTTTTAGCGAGTTTGATATCTATCTTTTTAAAGAGGGTACACATACAAAACTCTATGAGCATTTAGGTGCACACCCTTATGTAAGAAACGGCCAAGAGGGTGTCTACTTTGCCGTGTGGGCACCGAGTGCAAAGGGAGTTTCTTTAATAGCTGATTTTAATAACTTCAATAATCAAACCCATCCGCTAAAGATGCGCCAAGACGGTTCCGGGATCTGGGAAGTGTTTGTTAGTGATGTTAGTGTTGAAGCACTCTATAAATACTACATAGATTCAGATAATGTACAGGTAAACAAAGAAAAAGCGGATCCTTTTGCATTTTTTGCCGAAGTGGCTCCGAAATCTGCTTCAAAAGTATGGGACCTTAATGTTTTTTCTTGGGATGATGCTACGTGGATGAAAAAACGTAAAAAACAAAACTCTCATAAAGCACCTGTAAGTATCTATGAGATCCATCTGGGTTCATGGAGGAGAAAAGTTGAGGATGATAACCGTTTTTTAAACTATGTGGAAGCTGCGAATGAACTTGCACACTACATAAAAGATCTTGGCTTTACCCATGTAGAACTGCTTCCGATTACCGAGTATCCATTTGAGGGCTCATGGGGGTATCAGGTAACCGGTTATTTTGCACCCACTGCCAGATACGGTACACCTGAACAGTTTAAAGAGTTTGTAAATATTATGCACAATCACGATATAGGTGTAATTTTAGACTGGGTACCGTCTCATTTTGTAACAGACGGGCATGGGCTTATCACGTTTGACGGTACATGTTTGTATGAGCATCAGGATCCAAGAAAAGGGTACCATCCGGAATGGGGAAGTGCGATTTTCAACTACGATCGAAATGAAGTACGCGCATTTCTGGTAAGTTCTGCCATGTTCTGGCTTGATAAATATCATCTTGACGGCATACGAGTAGATGCTGTTGCTTCTATGCTCTATCTTGATTATGCAAGAGAGGATGGGGAGTGGCTGCCAAATGAGGACGGCGGCAACATAAACAAAGGTGCCGTAGAGTTTTTACGCCATCTTAATACCAGTGCATATGCACAGTACAAAGATATTATGATGTTTGCCGAGGAGTCTACAAACTATCCAATGGTAAGCGGTGCTGTGAGTGACGGGGGACTTGGGTTTGGATATAAATGGAATATGGGGTGGATGCACGACACTCTCAAATATATGAAAAATGATCCGATCCACAGACAGCATCACCATAAAAACCTCACTTTCAGTTTTGTCTATATGTATAACGAAAACTATGTTTTGCCTCTGAGTCACGATGAAGTGGTGCATATGAAAGGTTCTTTGATTAACAAAATGCCGGGAGAATATCAGAAAAAGTTTGCAAATCTCCGGGCACTTTACAGTTTAATGTATGCGCATCCCGGTAAAAAACTTCTTTTTATGGGTGGGGAATTTGCCCAGTTTGCAGAGTGGAATTTCTCACAAAGTCTTGATTGGCATCTTTTACAAAACCAAAACCATTCAGGGGTGCAAAAACTTATACAAACACTCAATACACTTTATAAAAATGAGCCCGCTCTTTATAAAAATGATGTAGAGAGTAACGGTTTTGAATGGATCGATGAAAACGATTACAGGGCAAATGTTATCGCATTTATCCGTAAAGGCAATACAAAAGAGAAACAGTTGATAATAGTATGTAATTTTTCCGATAAAGCACATATCGGGTATATGCTAGGAGTACCGAAACGCGGGGAGTATAAAGAGATCTTTAACTCTGAAGATGAAGCTTTTGGAGGGAGTGGAAGTTTGAATGGGGGTGTTTTAAAAACGACTCCGAAAAGTTACCATGGCAGAAAAAATATGATCAGCCTTAATTTGCCGCCTCTGAGCGTACTCTATCTGCAAAAAACACTATAG
- a CDS encoding metal ABC transporter substrate-binding protein, with translation MKNLKIVLALLSLVVVVLILTTGSNEQKLSSKPLVTTSNFAIYDLTKHIGGDKIELVNILPFGVDPHSFEPTPKIVAKLEKSKLFFYSGDVLEPWAQHLASEVHKLNMSKYVTLKTLEEEDEDHDDEDEEHEAHHQHHGAYDPHYWLDIDNMKQLSFVVTEQLSKVDPKNKHYFEKNKEQYIKQLDQLDGAYKQQLLECKLDTIIVTHNAFSYLADRYGFKVESLTGLSTEAQPSAEDVKHLLQEIKEKNIQVVFFENFANNKNIQTIADDMGVRVDSLQPLGNITGEEMTLKLDYIDIMKINLDKIAEAMQCR, from the coding sequence TTGAAAAATTTGAAGATAGTTTTAGCACTACTCTCGCTGGTAGTTGTCGTTTTGATCCTCACAACAGGTTCAAATGAGCAAAAACTCTCTTCAAAGCCTCTTGTAACAACAAGTAATTTTGCTATTTACGATCTAACAAAACATATCGGCGGTGATAAAATAGAGCTGGTAAATATTTTACCTTTTGGGGTAGACCCTCATAGTTTTGAACCGACACCGAAAATTGTTGCCAAACTTGAAAAGAGCAAGCTTTTTTTCTATAGCGGCGATGTTTTGGAGCCATGGGCTCAGCATCTTGCATCTGAGGTACATAAACTTAATATGAGCAAGTACGTTACTCTCAAAACTCTTGAAGAGGAAGATGAAGACCATGATGATGAGGATGAAGAGCATGAGGCACATCATCAACATCACGGAGCATACGATCCCCATTATTGGCTCGATATTGACAATATGAAACAACTCTCATTTGTGGTTACAGAGCAGTTGAGTAAAGTCGATCCAAAGAACAAACATTATTTTGAAAAAAATAAAGAGCAATATATCAAGCAGTTGGATCAACTTGACGGTGCATACAAACAACAACTTCTTGAGTGTAAACTAGATACTATCATTGTTACACACAATGCATTTTCTTATTTAGCAGATAGATACGGTTTTAAAGTTGAGTCTTTAACAGGGCTTTCAACAGAAGCACAGCCGAGTGCCGAGGATGTAAAACATCTTCTTCAGGAAATAAAAGAGAAAAATATACAAGTTGTTTTTTTCGAAAATTTTGCCAACAATAAAAATATTCAAACAATTGCTGATGATATGGGTGTAAGGGTTGATAGTTTACAACCGCTTGGAAATATAACGGGGGAAGAGATGACTCTTAAACTGGACTATATTGATATTATGAAGATAAATTTAGACAAAATTGCTGAGGCTATGCAGTGCCGTTAA
- a CDS encoding metal ABC transporter ATP-binding protein: protein MPLKFKLPIFDVKNLCFEVMDQKILSNISFHIFSGEYIAIIGPNGGGKTTLIRTLLGLEKATSGSIKIFGKEQKKFKEWYKIGYVPQRASLVDQNFPATVEDIVKMGRVAKRKLFSRTSSEDIQAVEDAMEKMDITHLKDKMVGTLSGGQRQRVMIARALASSPRILILDEPNTGVDVKSQQRFYELLRKLNKEDGITILFITHDIGVIADDIARLFTINQKATICNNPKEALSCEEMSELYGIDAHLIHMHKHEH, encoded by the coding sequence GTGCCGTTAAAGTTTAAACTTCCTATTTTTGATGTAAAAAATCTCTGTTTTGAGGTTATGGATCAAAAGATACTCAGCAATATCAGTTTTCATATTTTCAGCGGTGAGTATATCGCTATAATCGGGCCAAATGGTGGTGGAAAAACTACCCTTATCCGCACTTTGCTTGGACTAGAAAAAGCAACATCCGGATCTATCAAGATATTTGGAAAAGAGCAAAAAAAATTTAAAGAGTGGTATAAGATAGGGTATGTGCCTCAGCGTGCATCACTGGTTGACCAAAATTTTCCTGCAACGGTTGAAGATATTGTAAAGATGGGAAGAGTTGCCAAGAGAAAACTTTTTTCAAGAACATCCTCAGAAGATATACAAGCGGTGGAAGATGCAATGGAGAAGATGGATATTACACATCTTAAAGATAAGATGGTTGGTACTCTCTCAGGCGGTCAGCGTCAACGTGTGATGATTGCACGTGCTCTGGCTTCTTCTCCTCGTATTTTAATCCTTGATGAACCAAATACAGGTGTTGATGTAAAGTCGCAACAAAGATTTTACGAACTATTACGTAAGTTAAATAAAGAGGATGGGATCACTATTTTGTTTATTACACACGATATCGGTGTGATCGCAGATGATATTGCAAGACTTTTCACAATCAACCAAAAAGCGACAATATGCAATAACCCTAAAGAGGCACTCTCATGTGAAGAGATGAGTGAACTTTACGGGATCGATGCCCATCTGATTCATATGCATAAGCATGAGCATTAG